In Erigeron canadensis isolate Cc75 chromosome 1, C_canadensis_v1, whole genome shotgun sequence, a single window of DNA contains:
- the LOC122595062 gene encoding uncharacterized protein LOC122595062, with amino-acid sequence MNRGKKSKKPTYSNLPKKRRNAPPLNNRDIMPPPPSQKNTAENVYRPQRVEDFLNSMDPLFFDSVPSSVQPNTGFSGFANETQPGFSGFAGGSSSHFATQQVQEEEEEEEEEEDVVEEEVEAIPETQVSVKDKRECRNWGKDEEACLAKAWLNVSEDPYVGNAQTAGSFWKKVKFQLDLHLNRESGRTPEMCRSK; translated from the coding sequence ATGAATAGGGGGAAGAAATCAAAAAAACCTACTTACTCAAATCTACCCAAAAAACGTAGAAACGCGCCACCGCTAAACAATCGCGATATTATGCCACCTCCTCCTTCGCAAAAAAATACGGCCGAAAATGTGTATAGGCCACAACGTGTTGAAGATTTCTTGAATAGTATGGATCCATTGTTTTTCGATTCTGTCCCGTCAAGTGTGCAACCAAATAccgggttttcgggttttgCGAATGAAACTCAACCCGGGTTTTCGGGTTTCGCGGGTGGTTCATCATCACACTTTGCGACTCAGCAggttcaagaagaagaagaagaagaagaagaagaagaagacgtgGTGGAGGAAGAGGTGGAAGCAATACCCGAGACCCAAGTCTCGGTTAAAGATAAAAGAGAGTGTCGAAATTGGGGGAAGGATGAAGAGGCGTGTTTGGCAAAAGCTTGGTTAAACGTTTCTGAGGATCCATACGTCGGAAACGCCCAAACGGCGGGTTCGTTTTGGAAGAAGGTGAAGTTTCAGTTGGACTTACACTTGAACCGTGAATCGGGACGTACCCCTGAAATGTGTCGGTCGAAATAG